Within Longimicrobium sp., the genomic segment GCACGTGGTATCCGCAGTCCAGCAGGAACGCGGCGTACGCCTGCCGCGTGGGCGCGTGATCGTCGACCACCAGCACCGTCTTTCGATCCATCGGCATCCTTTACCGTCGCAGGTCATGGGCCGGCGCTGGCCGCGCCCCAACCCGCCGTTTGGCAATGACTTGGATGATAGTGGACAATCTCGCGCCGCGGCATCCGGAAAGAGGGAACGGGTGTAGGGAGAGTTCCCGACACGCCCGAGGGCAGCTTTCACCGCCGGATTCCAGGCGTGGCGCGGCGCTTGCCGATTCACGAAGTGAGCACGCCGTGGGGGCGTGCACGGAAATCGGTATCGGATTCCATGAAGCTCCGCATGTTCCTGTGCGCGGCGCTCGTTCTGGGCGTGGCGCCTTCCGTCGCAGCCCAGCGCGACACCCTTCGCATCGGCACGCCGCGCGACAGCGTGCGCAGGGGCGCGCCGGCGGACTCGGGGCGCGCTCCCCGCGACAGCGTTCGCATTCGCATTCCCGGCGACGTGCGGCCGCTGGACACCACGCCGTGGGTTCCGGGGCCGGGCAACGAGCCGCTGACGGACAGCATTTTCGACGCGCCGGGCACGCGCGAGCTGGTGAACCGCGTGATCCGCTCCGGCAGCGCCGTGCCCGCCGCGCTGGACGACTACCGCGCCGACATGCGCGCGGCCATCTACCTGGCGCTGGCCTCCGACACCACCGACGCCGCCGAGCTGCCGGTGACCGTCGACGAGGTGGCGGGTGCGGTGCGCTGGAACGAGAGCGGCGCGGTGGAGCAGACCATCAGCGGGCACCGGATCAAGTTGCTGGCGCCCACGCCGTACACCATCGGGTCGCTGCTCGAGGCGCCGTGGATCATCCCGCACCTGTACGGCAACACCATCACCGTTTTTTCGCTGGCGGCGGCGCCCAACGCGCGGGCGCCGCTGGCGCAGGCCATCCACCCGTTCTCGTTCCGCGGCATCGACTTCTACCAGTACGAGACGGGCGACACCGTTCGCGTCACCACGCAGGAGGGACGGCTGACCCTGGTGCCCGTGCGCGTGCGGCCCCGCGGCGACGCGATGGAACGCGCGGGAACCCACCGCGTGGTGGCGGGAACCTTCTTCGTGGACGTGGACCGCGCCGCCATCGCCCGCGCCCGCTTCGGGTTCGTGGAGCACAGCGGGCGCTTCATGGTCACCGAGACGGGATTGTTCTTCGAGCTGGAGAGCGCGCTGGTGGAGGGGCAGTACTGGCTGCCGGTGCGCCAGCGGCGCGAGATCCAGATCGGCTCGCCGCTGCTGGGGGGGACGGCGGCCGTGCGGCTGGTGACGGTGCTATCCAACTTCGACCTGAACACGGGATGGATGCCGGAGGCCCGCGGCTCGCGCCTGGTGTGGCGGCTGGAGGATGGTGCGTTCGCGGGATGGCGCGGCGTGGGCGACGACACCGACGCCACGGACGTCGCCGACTTCGCGGACCTGCGCGCCCAAGTGCGCCCGCCGGAAAGCACGCGCGGCGTGCAGGCGGCCCTGCGCTACGAGCAGAGCGGGCACCTGTTCCGCTACAACCGGGTGGAGGGCCCGTTCCTGGGCCTCGGCACCGTCATCACCCCGCGAAACCCGGAGCGCCGCGACTGGGACGTGTACGCGCACGCCGGCTACGCGTTCAGCGAAGGCGTGCCGCGGGGCGAGCTCTCGTTCCGCTGGCACCCGGGACAGGGCACCGTTCCCCTGGGACCGCGCTACAGCGCCGTCGTGGGCGGCTACCGGCGGCTTCGCGACATGACGTCGTTCCGCCCGCCCCTGCAGTGGGAGCTGGGGTACGCGCTGACCGCCGCGCTGGCCGGGTACGACGTGCGCGACTACTACGACGCGCTGGGCGCCGAGGCGTTCGCCACGCGCCGGCGCGACCGCTGGACGGCGCGCCTGGGCGGGCGCTGGGAGCGGCACGATTCCGTGACGCTCAACACCGACTCGTACGTGTTCGGCACGGCGGGCGAGTTTCCGTCCGTCGCGGCCGCGGAGCCGGGGACGCATGCGGCGGCGGAGGCGATGCTGCGCTACGCCCGCGGCACCGGCTCCTTCGGCGTGGGCAGCGGCCTGGTCGCGCAGCTCACCGCCGACCAGGGCTTCGGCGACTTCGGCATCACGCGGGCGCAGGCGCTGCTGTCCGTGCGCTTCCCGACGAAGTACGTCACCGCCATCGGGCGGGCGGACGCGGGGACCATCGCCGGGCGTGCGCCCGCCCAGTTCCTGTACCGCTTCGGCGGGATCGAGGGGCTGCGGGGGTACGAGCGCAACGAGTTCGGCGGAACGACGGCGGCGCTGGGGCGCGCGCGGATGCTGCTTCACCTGCCGCCGTACTCCAGCGAGCCGCTGTTCCGCGCGGGTGTGTTCCTGTTCCCGCCGCTGCGCCCCGCCTTCGTCGTTTCGGGCGACGCGGGGTGGTCCACCATCAACGACGAGTCGGCCCCGGCGCTGGCGCGCCTGGGCGCGCGCGAGACGGACGGGTGGCTCACCTCGTACGGGGCAGGACTCAGCCTGTTCGAGGACGCGGTATCCATCGAGTACGTGTGGCCCGGCAACGGTGGCAAGGGCCGGTGGTACACGGGCTTCGTGGCGTATTTCTAGCGAGCATCGTCAGGCCGACGAAGCTTTGACCACAACCAGGACCGGAGCCGGAGCAACCCATGTCGTCCATCAACCGCCCCCTCGCGGGACCCGTGCTGGCCTTCGACCTTGCCGAGCAGATCGCCTCGATGCGCGCCGAGGATCCATACAGCCGCAGCGGCCGGGTGGGGCGCACGCTGGCCAAGAGCGGCCGCTTTCGCCTTACGCTCACCGTGATGAAGTCAGGCAACGAGATCGGCACGCACCACGCCGACAGCCCCATGACGCTGCAGGTGATCGAGGGTGGGCTGCGGTTTCGCACCGACGGGCAGGAGTACACGCTGGGCGCGGGGCAGGTGCTGTTCTTTGGCCCCGGCGAGGCGCACGACATCCGTGCGGACCAGGACAGCGCCCTGCTGATCACCGTCTCCGCAATCGGCGACGACTACCGCCCGGGCGAAACCGCCAGCGCCTGAGTTCGTTCGAAGATGGGCTCACGCGGAGGCGTCCCCGCGTGAGCCCGTCTCTCGTCCGGACGTGACGGATCGCGGCGCGCGGCGTTATGATCCAGGAAGACGATGCACCGCCACAGCCCGATGATCCCATGACCCGCCTTCGTTCGCGCTTCTCCGCCGTGCTTGCCGCCGCAGTCCTGGCGGGCGCGTGCGACAATCCCGGCGGTCCGCACCGGCCCGGCGAATACAACCTCCAGGTGATGGGGGTGCCGCCGGGCGCGTCCAGCTTTACCCCCGCGGACGTGGACAACCGCGTCGTCGTCGGCGCGGCCGAGGTGGGGGGGCGGATGGTGGCGGCGCAGTGGAACGGCGGCGGGTGGACCCTGCTGAACCCGGGCGCGCCGGCCGGGTGCGACTCGGAGGCGACGGCGATTTCCGGCGGCAACGTGGCGGGAGAAATCTCCTGCGGCGCCGACACGTACGGCTGGGCGACGGGGATCGCGGGGCGCGTGGACCCGGCGCCGCACACGTTCGTGGACATCAACGCCGAGGGCACCGTGGCGGGCACCCGCGGGCGCGCCCAGGCAGACCTGCGTGCCTTCGTGGCCCGCAGCGGCTCGTACACCGTGCTGCTGCCGCCGGGCGCCGAGGCCAGCGCCGCGGCCGGCATCGCGGATGACGGGCAGGTGGCGGTCACGGGCTTCAGCGGCTGTGGCGGCGCGGGGTGCACGCGCAGCAGCGTGTGGGTGTGGCGCGCGGGAGAGTGGTCCGAAGCGCCCCTTCCGCCTGGCGCCGATCGCAGTGAGGCGGTGGCGGTGAGCAGCGAGGGGCACGTGGCCGGGTTCGGCATTCGCGACGCCGACCAGGACAGCATCCTCGACAACGACCTGCAGCCGGTGTTCGTGTGGGAGCGCGACGACGACCTGGATGGGCTGCCGGTGATCCCCGGGACGCGCGTGGTGGTGCGCGACGTGGCCAGCTCGGGGTTCGTCGTGGGCTCCGCGCTGCGCCCGGACCGTCCCGCGCAGCCTACCTACGGCGTGATCTGGGGCGAGGGGCGGCTGTACTATCTCACCGAGCGGATGATGCGGGAGTTCGAGGACTGGCAGATCGAGGCGGCGCTGGGCATCGACGACGAGGGCCACATCGCCGCCATCGGCACGCACCGGGAGACGGGGGAAACCGGCGCGGTGCTGCTGATCCCCGTCAACCCGCCCTGAGGGCCCCCACCCGGACTGTGTGGCGTTCGGCGTGGGCCGGCGCATGCCTCGGCCGCCCCCCATCCCCAACCCTTCCCCCGCAAACTGCGCGGGGGAAGGGAGCCAGTCTGGTGCACCACGCATAACTCCCTGCGGCACCAAAGCTTGTCATCGTCAGGCTCGGCCCAGCCCCTCTCATCCACCGGAATCGCGGATCAGCCGACCGTTTCGTAGGCGTCGGGAACGGGCTCCGCCGGGCGGACGGAAAGCACGAAGGCGGAGCGCAGCCGCTCGATGGCTTCGCGCGCCGCCGACTCGGAGCGTGCGTGCACGTCGGCCAGCGGCTGCCCCGCCTCCACGCGGTCGCCGATGCGCGCGCGGACCACGATGCCCACCGCGGGGTCCACCGGGTCGGCCTTGGTCTTTCGCCCCGCGCCCAGGGCCAGCGCGGCGTCGCCGATCGTACGCGCGTCCGCCTGGGCCACCCAGCCGGGGAGGTCGGTGGTGTAGGGGTGGATCACCGGAGCCGACGGGAGGAGGTCCGGCTGGTCCACCACCCGCTGATCGCCGCCCTGCGCCTCGATCAGCGTCTGCAGCGTGCGCGCCCCCGCCCCCGAGTCGCGCAGCCAGGTGAGCGCGGAGCGCCCCTCGTCCGCGGACTTCGCCAGACCCGACATCTCCAGCAGGTGCGCGCCCAGCTCCAGCGTCAGCCGCCACAAATCCGCCGGGCCGCGGCCGTGCAGGGTGTCGATGGCTTCGCGGATTTCCAGCGCGTTGCCCACCGTGCGCCCCAGCGGCTGGCGCATGGGGCTCAGCACGGCCCGGGTGCGCCGCCCCGCCCCGTTGCCGATGGCCACCAGCGTGCGCGCCAATTCCCGGGCATCGTCCAGGGTCTGCATGAAGGCGCCGGAGCCCCACTTCACGTCCAGGACGATGCTGCGGGCGCCGCCGGCCAGCTTCTTTGACATGATGCTGCCGGCGATCAGCGGCATGCTGTCCACCGTTCCCGTCACGTCGCGCAACGCGTACAGCTTCTTGTCGGCCGGTACCAGCTCGCCGCTCTGGCCCACCAGCGCGCAGCCGATGCGCCGCACCTGGGCGCGCATTTCGTCCAGCGGCAGCTCGCAGCGAAAGCCGGGGATGGCCTCCAACTTGTCGAGGGTGCCGCCCGTATGCCCCAGCCCCCGCCCCGACATCTTCACGAAGGCGGCCCCGGCGGCGGCCATCAGGGGAACGAGGACGATGGACGTCTTGTCGCCCACGCCGCCGGTGCTGTGCTTGTCTACCGTGGGGCGGTCCAGCCCGGGCCAGTCCAGCGTTTCGCCACTGTCCACCATGGCGCGGGTGAACTCCAGCGTTTCTGCCTCGGTCATCCCGCGCCACACCACCGCCATCAGCCAGGCGGCTACCTGGTAGTCGGGCACCTCGCCCGCCAGGTAGCCGGACAGGAACCCCCGCATCTCGTCCGGCGTCAACTCGCCGCCGCGCTTCTTCCGCTCGATCAGCTCGACGGTGGAGGGAGCAGAGCCGCTCATCGGCCCTCGCGGGTGGCGTTCAGCCGATCCTGGTCGAACGCCCCGGGAAGCAGCGCCCGCACGGAGGTGATCTGCACCCCCGCGGGCCCGCCGCCCGGCATGATCACCGGCATGTCGGGGCCGAACTCGTTGAGCACCTGCCGGCATCCGCCACAGGGCGCACAGGCCGCGTCGTCCTCGGGGCCCACCACGGCGATGGCCACGAAGCGCCGCGCGCCCTGCGTGACGGCGTTGCCGATGGCCGTGCGCTCGGCGCAGGTGCCCAGGGGATAGGACGCGTTCTCGACGTTGACGCCGGTGAACACGCGCCCGTCCTCGGCCAGCAGCGCCGCGCCGACGCTGAAGTTGCTGTAGGGGGCGTAGGCCTGGGCGCGCACCTCGCGGGCCTGGTCCAGCAGCCGCCGGGCGGCGGCGGGGTCGATCGTGGGCTGCTCGGATGCCGATGTCACGCGGCCGTCCTTTGTTCTGTCGGGGCCTGGGTTTGAACGCTCTCCCTCGGAATATAGGGAACAGGCCCTGCGGAGGCGACCGGGGCGGGGCGGACCCACGATCCGGGGAACGGAGCGAGCGCCGCTGGGGCGAATGAATTCGCGTCAACGACCACACGATGTCCACCTTCGTGGACTACACGCTCTGGCGCAGTCGTCTGCCATGGGCGGCGCCCCTGCTTGGGGTGTCCCCTGTTTCTCCCCCCATGAAAAAGCCGGGCCCGGACGCGAAGGTCCGGGCCCGGCAGAGAGCGGCGCTTGAAGCGCCGGTCGGATTACGGGGTGGTCGTGGTGCCCGCGGCGCCGGCCGAGTCGCCGGTCGTCGTGGTGGCCCCAGCCGCGCCCGCGGCCGTGTCGGTGCCCATGCCGGGCGCCGGCGTGGTCGCCATGGTGGTGTCGGCCGGCATCGGCGTGGTCACCGGGGCCGCCTCGACGGTGGTGCCGGCAGCCGTGCTGTCGACGACGGCCGTGTCGCCGCCCTCACCGCCGTCGCCGCCGCACGCGGCAAGCGCCATCACACCGAAAATCGCGATCAGCTTCTTCATGTCCGTATTCCTTTTCCGTCGTTGAAAATCGGGCCGCGCAGTGATGCGCGGCCCGTTACTCGTGCTGCTCAGTGCGCGGCCGTGTCGGTGCCGGTCGTCGTCGTGGTGCCGGTCTGGGCCTGGCCCTGGGTGGTGTCGACCGTCGTGGTGGTCGTGGCGGTCACGGTGTCCTGCGTCGGGACGACCGTCGGGGTGGCGACCGTGTCGCTGCCCGGAACCACCGTGGTGGTGCTGTTGACGTCGGTGGCCTCACCCTCGGCAGCCGCGTCGTCGCCGCCGCCGCAAGCCGCAAGCGCCATCAGGCCGAAAATCGCGATGAGCTTCTTCATGGTCGTGTGTCCTTGTCCGGTGTGGTTCATCCGCCGACCCGCGTAGATGCGGGCCGGTGTCCTGCCTACTGCTGCGTCGTGCCCGTGGCGCTGTCGCCGGCGGTGCCGCGCACCGCCGCCGCGCTGTCCACCACGGTTCCCTGCATCATCGTCGAGTCCGCGGGCGCGGGCGAAACGGCCGGGGCCTCGCTCGTGGCGGGGATCGAGGTGGTGTCTTCTACCACCGCGCCCGCTTCGTTGCCCCCGCCGCAGGCGGCCAGCGCCACCAGGGCCAGGGAAGCGATCACCTTGTTCATGGTCAGTGCGCCGCGGCCGAGTCGGTGCCGGCTGCGTGGCCGGAGTCCGCGTGCGCCGTGCTGTCCATCGGCGCGGGCGTGGTCGCGCCCGAGGTGCTGTCCATCGGAAGCGGCGCGGCCTGCGTGGCCGCCGCCGCGGAGTCGACCCCCTGGATGGTGGCACCCGTGGCCGTCGAATCGGCCGCGGCCGCGGCATCCTCGCCGGCGTCGCCGCCGCAGGCCGCCAGCACCGCCACCATCACCATCGGGAAAATGCGCTTGATCATCCGCCGCTCCTCACTTCCGGAATCCATCCGCGCGGCCTTCACGCGGTCAGGCCAGGAAATGGCAACGGGTATGCCGAACGCCGGGTACCGGGCCACGGTGGCGCAAATCCGCGCCACGCCTTAGCTTTCGGGCACTCGGCACCCTGCCGCCCACCGTTTGCGGACCGCACCGAACCGGTCCGCCGCCGTTCAGTGAACACCGCACCGGTGTTCAGTGAACACACGGGACGGGTGCCGCACCAACGAACGGGACCACATGCGAGGGCTTCCGCTCCGTGCCAAGATCTTCTTTCTCTTCGCCGCCACGTCGCTGCTGATCGTGGTGCCGGCCCTGCTGCTGATTGCGCGGGCCGTGGAGCGGGGCGTGTACGAGCGTGCGCGCGACGACCTGGACGGCGCCATGCTTTCGGTGCAGCAGGCGTGGGACACCCGCGACCTGCTGCTGGCCGAGGCGGCGCGCGCCCGGGCGCTGGACGCCGACCTGGCGCGCGCGTGGCAGGCGGGCAACATGCGCGAGGTGCAGCGCATCATCCAGCTGGGGCTGGAAAAGGACGTCCGCCCTTTCGTCATCGACAGCACCGGGCGGTTCATCCTGGGACCGCAGATCGATGCCGGGCCGGTGGCCGGCGCGGGCCAGGGGCGCACGACGATCGCCTTTCCCGCCAAGGGCGACCCGGTGCGCTTCGCCCTGGAAGAGGTGTTGGCCGACACCGTTCGCCTGGGGCGCGTGGGCGTGGGCACCCGCTT encodes:
- a CDS encoding cupin domain-containing protein, producing the protein MSSINRPLAGPVLAFDLAEQIASMRAEDPYSRSGRVGRTLAKSGRFRLTLTVMKSGNEIGTHHADSPMTLQVIEGGLRFRTDGQEYTLGAGQVLFFGPGEAHDIRADQDSALLITVSAIGDDYRPGETASA
- a CDS encoding thymidine phosphorylase gives rise to the protein MSGSAPSTVELIERKKRGGELTPDEMRGFLSGYLAGEVPDYQVAAWLMAVVWRGMTEAETLEFTRAMVDSGETLDWPGLDRPTVDKHSTGGVGDKTSIVLVPLMAAAGAAFVKMSGRGLGHTGGTLDKLEAIPGFRCELPLDEMRAQVRRIGCALVGQSGELVPADKKLYALRDVTGTVDSMPLIAGSIMSKKLAGGARSIVLDVKWGSGAFMQTLDDARELARTLVAIGNGAGRRTRAVLSPMRQPLGRTVGNALEIREAIDTLHGRGPADLWRLTLELGAHLLEMSGLAKSADEGRSALTWLRDSGAGARTLQTLIEAQGGDQRVVDQPDLLPSAPVIHPYTTDLPGWVAQADARTIGDAALALGAGRKTKADPVDPAVGIVVRARIGDRVEAGQPLADVHARSESAAREAIERLRSAFVLSVRPAEPVPDAYETVG
- the cdd gene encoding cytidine deaminase, giving the protein MTSASEQPTIDPAAARRLLDQAREVRAQAYAPYSNFSVGAALLAEDGRVFTGVNVENASYPLGTCAERTAIGNAVTQGARRFVAIAVVGPEDDAACAPCGGCRQVLNEFGPDMPVIMPGGGPAGVQITSVRALLPGAFDQDRLNATREGR